The stretch of DNA aaaaagaattttcaacctaatttttttaagctaaattttttttttttaataaagaaaaattctcATGTTGGTTATAACTCATTTAAACATTTTGAATATGATATGAAAGATGCTTCTATAAAATATACGGataatttcattaatataattttaaaaaacaatttttctAATGATGATAAAGTTATATATTTAGCGTTATTATTAtcgtattttttaattattcaaGAAAAATTAGTACCTcaatttttatctaaaattaTAACTGAAAGTAATAATACTGATGATGACAAATTATTGAAATATATTGGTGCAATAGATACttctataaaatttttaggaAATAATCACGTTATAAAAATTTgacttttaattaaaaatattttatttttatttttcttattgtttccgttcttttttttcgactttttaaattttcattttttctatgTTATTTTTGCTTtgttacatatataaaacaatGTTATGTGAAagcatttttttcatatctttatttcatttttactgttataaaattatccatactaattttttttttttttttatttttttttttaaattgtaaaACCTTTATTTACAACTCTTTACatattaattaaagaattattctatataaattaaaaaaaaattatatattttttccttattaAAGTAGTGAAAAGAgtactaaatttttttacaatcAATGTTTTTTACTTTTGATTCTATTCTCATgaatcttaattttttttttttttttaactctCCACGCTTCTTTATATTAGCAATTAagtgcatttttttttctaataaaaatgtgTACTAACtagctaaaaaaaaaaaaaaagttaaaaaacatataataaaaaagataataataatagtaattaaatttcattatactaaattttaattcaccaatgaaaaaagaaacgaatagaattaaattttttgaaatttctttttgaaaattattattattaatatatatataatatttttattaattttttgtggAAGATGcctaataaatatatatttagttttttttttttttttggtatttaattttataaatgtatatatatatatttttcatgggcatattatttataatgtaatgataaaaaatgtaatattcAAAGAAAAACTTTAGGGTGTCAcgttaaaatatttaatataaaattaaaaaaatgtaatatatatacgtttgttatatttaaaattttttttttttatttaacataattttcatttgattataattaataattgttttctatatttgtttatatttttatatattatatatattttattttacttttttacttatatttttgCACAATGAATAATtctgaaaattttaatcTAAATGAAGAGAAATTAGTGTGGTGCAATAATAGCCCTTCTACAATAGAGCAAAATGATCTATTATATAGTTTATGTAAtgtaattgaaaaaaaaaatgatgaacaAGTGTTATTGACTGAATGCGAAAATGGTGACAAGGGCTGCACTTTTGTATGTgattcaaaaaatttatatgaagCAAATAGACAACAATTTCCATTAGATCAAGatgatataattaaattaaaatatataaatgatcCTACAGTTTTGCATCATTTATATGAAAGAtacaaaaatgaaatattttatacaaaaatgggaccattattaatttatattaacgcaaataaaaatataaatgatgatAATGAGAAAATAATTGAGAAATACAAGTTCAATAGAAATATTGAAGAATTAGATTTGAATGTGTATAATGTAGCAAATATagctttaaataatttaaataatttaaaaaaaagtcaaTCTATTATTGTAACTGGTGAATCAGGATCAGGTAGAAGTGAAATAtcaaagaaaattataaattttctttcataTACTAAGAATAAAGAAAAGTCTTCAGCTAATAATAAGGAAAGCAATGTTtcagaaatattaaaattatccaATTATATTATAGAAGCATTTGGAAATGctaaaacagaaaaaaataagaactGTAGTAGATTTGTGAAATTATATACAATATTTATGAATGATAAAGAAGTTAGTTCCTACgaaattaaaaaacttttattGGATAAAGAGCGTTTAATAAATAGAGGACTAAATGAAAGTTCTTTTaatgtattttattatatcttaaATGGATCAgatgaaatttttaaaaggaaatattttttaaaaaatattgaagattataacattttaaaaaatgaaaacgaACGTAAAAAATCTGATGATGAACTTGGATTTTCACAATTACTGAAATCTCTACAATACATATTTgaagatgaaaaagaaattggCCTTATCTTTTCTGTTCTTTCAGCATTGTTATTATTAGGAAACAttaaagttttaaaaaattctgaTAAGAACATCCTTAACccaaattttataatacaaatccctataaattatgaaaaagaacAAACAAAATTAGAGCACGATTTTTATAATCAATCAATAGAtgataatacaaaaatatttctagTTGCAAGTAAATTACTTAATATTAATCCTGagattcttttaaattattttacaaaaaatgatatatgtGATGACGTGATACACTCAAGAGCCTACAATGAAGCAGAAATCAAAAAAAGAATTGAAtgttttataaaaacatgttatgaagaattatttaattggataattcttaaaataaatagcaaaagtaacataaaaaatataaaaaaaaatgatccatgtataaatatacttgatgtaatatattttgaaaacttaaaagaaaattcacTAAATGAGTTGTTGATAAATACCACAAATGAAgctataagaaaaatatatgtcgattttttttttaagaaaagactaaaaatttacaaaGATGAAGATATAgaatcaaataaattaaattatatagataatgaaaatttgtTTAAACTATTAGTTTCAAGGGAAGAATCTTTATTCTCCTTTTTAGAAAACGCATGCATAGAAAAAACTTtcgaaaaaaataatttatgttcgttaattatgaaaaaatttcataataatgaatatataaaaacaaacccaatgaaaaaaaataattcatttgtTATTGTTCATTCCAATGAAGAAATCAATTATATAACTGAAAATTTCATAGATAAAAATGTTGATATTTTAACTTGTAATTTTATTGAAATGATTAAAAAGTCTGATAGCACATACATGCAACAATTATGCTCTTTCTATAACTATGATAAAAGCGgaaaaattatgaaagaTAATGTaagatataatatatattctcAATGTAATTTATCTAAAAAAGAATACAAGTCTAAAGATCAGATGTTAGTTACATTATTAAGAAACAACTTAGtagaattaattaaaatagttGAATTAACCTTTTGTCACTTTATATTGTGCATAAATccatatgaaaataaaaataaattaaattttgataaaaaactTGTCTTAAATCAACTTAataaatttcatatttttgaattatcacaattaaaaaatggatattttccatatatattttgcTTTAGAGAATTTTTAGAAACTTTTAGATATTTGtgtgaaaataataataaaacgattgatgaaaatgatatgaaaaaaatgattaataGAGAAAGCATTGAAAATCTGTTAAATTCTTATAATATAAGCCCAAAGGATTGGTGCATAGGAAAGAATATGATTTTTCTAAATGATCAATctttgaaaatattaatgtcTTATAAtctttcaaaatataaaatatctgAAACTATTGATAGCAAAGATAGTTCATCAGAATTATcaagtgaaaaaaaaatggcaCTTGAATTAGAAAAAGTAACAGAAAAGAAATCATAttcaaaagaaataataagatcaaatataaaaatggaaaaacaGGAACAAATTATACAATCCTATAAcacaaaaattaatattgaaTATAATGACAgagatgaaaaagaaa from Plasmodium relictum strain SGS1 genome assembly, chromosome: 11 encodes:
- a CDS encoding myosin E, putative, putative, with protein sequence MNNSENFNLNEEKLVWCNNSPSTIEQNDLLYSLCNVIEKKNDEQVLLTECENGDKGCTFVCDSKNLYEANRQQFPLDQDDIIKLKYINDPTVLHHLYERYKNEIFYTKMGPLLIYINANKNINDDNEKIIEKYKFNRNIEELDLNVYNVANIALNNLNNLKKSQSIIVTGESGSGRSEISKKIINFLSYTKNKEKSSANNKESNVSEILKLSNYIIEAFGNAKTEKNKNCSRFVKLYTIFMNDKEVSSYEIKKLLLDKERLINRGLNESSFNVFYYILNGSDEIFKRKYFLKNIEDYNILKNENERKKSDDELGFSQLLKSLQYIFEDEKEIGLIFSVLSALLLLGNIKVLKNSDKNILNPNFIIQIPINYEKEQTKLEHDFYNQSIDDNTKIFLVASKLLNINPEILLNYFTKNDICDDVIHSRAYNEAEIKKRIECFIKTCYEELFNWIILKINSKSNIKNIKKNDPCINILDVIYFENLKENSLNELLINTTNEAIRKIYVDFFFKKRLKIYKDEDIESNKLNYIDNENLFKLLVSREESLFSFLENACIEKTFEKNNLCSLIMKKFHNNEYIKTNPMKKNNSFVIVHSNEEINYITENFIDKNVDILTCNFIEMIKKSDSTYMQQLCSFYNYDKSGKIMKDNVRYNIYSQCNLSKKEYKSKDQMLVTLLRNNLVELIKIVELTFCHFILCINPYENKNKLNFDKKLVLNQLNKFHIFELSQLKNGYFPYIFCFREFLETFRYLCENNNKTIDENDMKKMINRESIENLLNSYNISPKDWCIGKNMIFLNDQSLKILMSYNLSKYKISETIDSKDSSSELSSEKKMALELEKVTEKKSYSKEIIRSNIKMEKQEQIIQSYNTKINIEYNDRDEKEKELLSVYSDIVDLKNEDTLNDDKFSLDEYNKYNTSYFNKNCKSKTKNVDFKSFNEKNNILLNMESRFIEKNESNKNSRNTYGIMNFINSVTMYTKKLNQIHQALKEFDPINDQLKKDSVFNLGMENFYNEKDIFDDIKSENQDKKNENINEGNIYEDVTNNSKINADKLNKDEISESEIKVDEINESKENKDEVNEDKIIEDTINENENNSTKLDDLTYQDENNTFVEKSKCSFGETVDEDNMDENFTLDKTINFNYSESINYPLCCQSNLICLMNNLVNNYNDPKEIVHENYSIEKKIDNVKENDSVNCISSLKFKNTNEKLELLDRLNDLYIYNSNEKQIVMNILKQIKNDIGKIHGNKWNIFLCSSDCYFISYTTKEDELILTKECNRLKDRIMYSQEFHPIKKVNQEVCEYGNTNVVEYLSLPENKKVHEIYVSNNVDEKYLKDHYKILCYRSRKVNKFDFLSARSFYRSIEYKILSTRNITYVNTDFSYMDDKMKYNFKQHVINEFINNPDISMEDLSYSLLNLATYFYHEKDGTWCVFISTEKSFAGIVNIVKNRYLRMTVQNKNKKYNVILFETPS